The following are encoded in a window of Pirellulales bacterium genomic DNA:
- a CDS encoding PEP-CTERM sorting domain-containing protein, protein MNRQQISLRLLALVACLCFARGAQAAVLTAYGVDSSLGGFMNFTQFTVDYNGGMVNLTAKNTSATTTYHQVGLPLEFFYPANSSGVPTGNGFNYLGAGAWRNAGGTQELDFTGVNPPPTFIFQPLLPALIHVPLTDSVSAPGGPYTASVATTDSVPLIQLGDFAPGQLKSFTVTFTEPIGGSPPFHFFSDAFFVAVPEPGTLLLAATAGAALLFAWRRRRASASAQPAV, encoded by the coding sequence ATGAACCGCCAACAAATCTCGCTGCGGTTGCTCGCGCTGGTCGCTTGCCTCTGCTTCGCCCGCGGCGCGCAAGCGGCCGTACTTACCGCCTACGGCGTTGATTCTTCGCTCGGCGGATTTATGAACTTCACGCAGTTTACCGTGGATTACAACGGCGGAATGGTCAATCTGACGGCCAAGAATACTTCCGCCACGACCACTTACCATCAGGTCGGACTGCCGCTGGAGTTCTTCTATCCAGCAAACTCATCGGGAGTGCCGACCGGCAATGGATTCAACTATCTGGGTGCCGGCGCGTGGCGCAACGCAGGCGGCACGCAGGAGCTGGATTTCACGGGAGTGAACCCGCCACCGACATTTATCTTCCAGCCGTTGCTGCCAGCACTGATCCATGTACCCCTGACTGATTCGGTCTCGGCTCCGGGAGGTCCGTATACGGCGTCGGTGGCGACGACTGATTCGGTCCCACTGATCCAACTCGGCGATTTCGCGCCGGGCCAATTAAAAAGCTTCACCGTGACGTTCACGGAGCCAATCGGAGGCTCGCCGCCCTTCCATTTTTTCTCCGACGCCTTCTTTGTCGCCGTTCCCGAGCCGGGCACCCTTCTGCTGGCGGCCACGGCTGGAGCAGCGTTGCTTTTCGCATGGCGACGACGGAGAGCCTCGGCGTCCGCGCAGCCGGCGGTTTAG